From Arachis hypogaea cultivar Tifrunner chromosome 3, arahy.Tifrunner.gnm2.J5K5, whole genome shotgun sequence:
CTATTGCTACTACTCGTCGCCTACTGCCTCCTGCTCGTCAGTCGTCACCTCCGGTCTCCCTCTTCTCTGCTCGTCCCTCCATCCCTCTAggtatgtatttttaattttttatttttttgaagttATTAggatattaaattttcaataatttagtATTGAtagttagaattaattgattaatgACATTGATTATGTATGTTGGTTTCTGTTTGATTTCTATTAGAATTTATATTGTTGATTATTCAATTTTTGTAACATATTGTTGTTATATATGCCTAATGAGAACATGAATACTTCCACATATGTTTTTCTGTTTAATCTCTCttgtttgttgatttattttttatttctgtttaGTTTGTTGATTATCCATTATTGTTAGATTGTTAATTGTTGATTATCTATTATACTGTTATATATGTTGGTTGCTATTGTATATTATTCTTAGTAGTTAGTGGATTGTTGTTGTGCAGTATTCTTGGAAATTAGTCATTTAGTCCTGGTTGCTTAGAAATTTAGGATGCTTCATTAAATATACCATCAAAAATACCAACTTCTCAGGAACAAGGATCAACTCCTGATCCAACAATTGGAACCCAAAAAAATAGTAACAGAGGAAAAATTGATCCTGCATGGGGTCATTGTAAACAAGTTGTGGATAAACGAAAAACTGTTCTATTATGTATTTATTGCGAGAAGCTTATTAGGGGTGGAGGAATTAACCGGGTTAAGCATCATTTGGCTGGAAAAGGCAGAGATATTGAGGCATGTTGAAAGGTGCCAGCTGTGGTGAGACACCAATTCAATCAAAACATTAAAGATCTTCGAACCAATgaaaggaaaactcaagaagaaTATGCAGAAAGTTATAATGCTTGTGATGAAGTTGAAAGGGAATTTGATGAGATTGAACGTAATGAGATGCGACAACAACAAACATCAAGACTTCCAGCTCCTagctctagaaaaggaaaacaagTCAAGGGATTACAATCTTTTTTTTCCACCGGCAGCAACACATGGAGCTCAACCAACTATCAAAAGTGTTCTCCAAAGCAAAGAAATTGTGGAGAAGTATGATACTGCTATTGCAAGATGGATGATGGATGCCTCTGTGCTATTTAATGCGGTTAATTCAGCCTATTATCAATCGATAATCGATGCGATTGCAAACATGGGTGCAGGGTATAAATGGCCAAATTATGGAAGAGTTCATGGATATTTGTTGAGTAAATTGGTTGAAGATGTAAAGAAGATGATTGAAGATTATCGTGTGATTTAGAAACAAACTGGATGTACTATCATGGCCGATGGATGGACTGATCGTTGTAGGCGTACTTTAATTAATTTCTTGGTTTATTGCCCTAAAGGAACTGTTTTCTTAAAGTCAGTTGATGCTTCTCATGTCTAGAAAACTGATGATGCTTTGTTTAAGTTGCTTAGGGATGTATTATTTGTTGGTTCTGAGAATGTTGTACATGTAGTGATGGATAATGCTACAAATTACGTTGCTGCTGGAAGGTTGTTGGAATCGAAGTTTCCTATATTGTATTGGTATCCTTGTGCAACATATTGTGTTAATCTGATGTTGCAGGATATTGGAAAGTTACAGGAAGTGAGTTAAACTGTGTCACAAGCTTCAATGATTACGAAGTATATCTATAATCATTAACATCCTTTGTACTTGATGAGAAAGTTCACAGGCGGACGAGAAATACTTCATCCAGCTCCAACTCGATTTGCCACTAATTTCATTGCTTTGCAAAGTATTTTGGCTCAAAAGGATGCTTTGAGAGCTATGGTAACATCTAGAGAATGGACAAGTTCAGCTTACTCTAAAGAAGCCAAAGCTAAAAATTTTGTGGATCAAGTCTTAGATTCTAAATTTTGGAATCAATGCACTGATATTGTTAGCTTACTGAGCCATTTGTTCGTGTATTGCATATTGTGGATAGTGAAGATAGAGCTGCAATGGGTTTCCTTTATCAAGCTATGTATAAGGCTAGGGAAGAGATGGTAAAGAGGTTTCAAAAAAGAAAGAGGGTTGTTGATccttattttaagattttagattCACGTTGGGATTCACAACTTAAAAGAAACCTTTATGCTACTAGTTATTGGTTAAATCTAGCTTTTCGATTTAATTCTACAGAATTTGACAAGCACAAGCAAACAACTTCTAACCTACTAGATGTCATTGAGAGATATGATTACAGTGATGCTGATTTGAATACTAAATTGACAAGTGAGACGAGAATCTTTAAGAATGCTGAAGGAGACTTTGGAAGCCAGTCTGCAATACATGAGCGAAGCACAATGATGcctgataaattttttattaaaattagtcttttatgattgtgatatgtttaagatttgatttttatgattgtgATTATTCCCTTTTTATGTTAAGATCAATGGTGGGAATCTTATGGATGTGGAGCACCAAACTTGCAAAAGTTAGCGATTCGTGTTTTGAGTCAAACTTGTAGTTCTTTAGGTTGTGAGCGTAACTGGAGCATTTTTGAACACATTCACTCAAAGAAAAGGAATCAATTAGAGCATCAAAAGCTTAATTATCTTGTTTATGTTCATTACAACTTAAGGCTAAAACAAAGatactttttattattctttcttgaaggcattattttaaatttttagtcatAATAAGAATAATCAAGTTAATTGATAATATAGGAACCGAATGAGAAAGCAAAGTTATGATCAAATTTGTCTTGATGCATTTGAGGATCATTTGGAATGGATAATAGAAGATTCACCACCATTTTTAACTCCTGAAGAAGTTGATGCTTTACGAAATGATCTTGCAAATATGTCTCTTCAATCAGCTTTAGATGATTTGGGTATGTTTTTGTTAGGGATGATTTTGTAATGCTTTAACCAAATGTTTTCCCTTATTACTGATTATGATTTGTGAAACATTATTGAAATGCTAGATCAATTGAATCTGGAAGATGATCGAGATGATGATGAAGCTAATAATAATTCTGTGAAAAATGCAAATCAGAATGAAACCAATCAGCATGTAGCTCCAGATTTGTTAGATGAAGAAAGATATCTAGACTTTGAAATTACTCCTTGGATATAATCCATGAATTGGTATTTTCATTGTGTTAAATTGAGTTGTTTATGTAATATTACTAacaaattttatgtttattttcgtaTTACTTATTTTTAGGATTTGAGACTTAATGTTTATTAAAATGTTATTGGAGATATGttttttaactgttaatttttaagtttttagctATTTTATATGTTTTACTTATGTGGGACTAGgttaaccggttcaaccagtgatccACTGGTTGAACCAGTAATCCAGTGACCTAATAGCCTGACCGGTTCGATCATcagttcggttctgacaactatggttttaatatattatatttgattttcaattactACTCTACTTCCTAACTTTATGCAAATTTATGTATTACCCTTATTCCTTTtagctaaccctaaccctaattttactaACTAACTTATCCCTCTGCATATCTCACTCAACCGCACACACACTCACCTAACTCTTTCACCCTCACtcatgaagaaagaagaaaacaaacaagagagAGTGAATGAGggtgaaagaagaagaaaggaggaagGAGGGGAAGGCACTATCAAGTCTAGTTCCCCGCGTCCGCACCACTCCAGTGTCGTCGCAAAGCATATGTTCGGTCATTGTTTGTTGTGCTTCCGCTTCTGTTTTGCCGAGCTTTTGCCTCTATTTTGTTGTGCATTCACCGCCGTTTTGCTGTGCTTTTGCCACTTTTCCAGCCGTTATCTTCCAACCTCTGCTCAGCGTCTATTCTATTGTGTGTTCGAACTTCCGTTCAGTCTCTGTTCCGTCATTGTTCAGCCTCCCTTCTACTATTGTTCAGCCATCTCTGTAGCATTTTGAAATTCCATCTCCTTCTCCCTCTTCTATTGAATTTCAAAACATATGAAAGCCTCTGcttattttaagttttttgaatttttggtgttttttattGTTACTTCCTTAaagttttctttctaaatttgtgtttttgttatgattttgGTTCTAATTATTTGGTTTCAAATTTTTTGGGAATATTTCTACAGTTTGATAAGTAGGattcttttaaatttattgttttattatctcttttagttttattctGTTGCAACATTGAAGCAACTTGTACTACTCATCCTACTGCTTATGTGTTCATCAATTTTACATCATTTAAAAGGTAAGTAGTGTTGTTGTTTTGAAATTTTAACATATAAAGTAGCACTCAATTATTGATTTAGGATTTAAGCTTTATATTTATACGCAAATTATTGTCAtttgtgaatttctcccaaattcAATTGCTCATTTTGCTTTGAATCAAATAAGATTACTGCACTACAATATGTTTATTTATTTGCAATGATTGTGAACCAAATATGAATCTGGAGATTACCACCTTGTATATATTAGAGATGATTAGAATTTATCATGCGTATGATTTGTTAATGGGTGTATGAGTCCTTTCTAACTTATTGAAAGATACTTGTCTTGCTTCTAATGAAAATCTCTTACAATTTGACATTTAAAAGAGCATGGCCACTTTGAGTCatatatgatttatgtatttgtcattttttctaattcaattcaattcaatttttatgaagcttttattttatttagtagatGTTCTTTAATTTAATTGTTAGTATTAAACAATACCAAAAACATCAAAAGAACTCGAAAGTTATGTTGTAATCTATAATTGCTACTCATTCTTGCATAATATGATAATTGTGGAGTGTTTAATCATGAGAATTTGgtctatttttggttttttgtttattttttatcttcataTGAGAGATTCATACTTATATATACTTTGACTATTTGAGATTGTCTATAGAATGATGTTAATATATGATAAGATCTTTGATATTTAAGTTTATCTTGGCGTTGAATTGAGTGTTTGATTGGTGGATGGTTGACGTTAATTATAATTGTAATTAGTGTTAtttgttgtttttaatttttggtttgaTTTTTCGTATTTGTAGGAGTGTTAAAATGATGACAATATGCTAGCTACAAgactcaagaatattttgattcatgAAGAATTAACTTTTGTATTGTGGTTGAACTTGTAGAATTAACTTTAATGCTATTTTGCTTTAAAacaattttagttaaatgaaagatgtttgaattatttatgttattatatattatataatgttGATTTGCTCactaaattagttaatatatcaat
This genomic window contains:
- the LOC112774065 gene encoding uncharacterized protein; this encodes MKGKLKKNMQKVIMLVMKLKGNLMRLNVMRCDNNKHQDFQLLALEKENKSRDYNLFFPPAATHGAQPTIKSVLQSKEIVEKYDTAIARWMMDASVLFNAVNSAYYQSIIDAIANMGAGYKWPNYGRVHGYLLSKLVEDVKKMIEDYRKTDDALFKLLRDVLFVGSENVVHVVMDNATNYVAAGRLLESKFPILYWYPCATYCVNLMLQDIGKLQEFTGGREILHPAPTRFATNFIALQSILAQKDALRAMLTEPFVRVLHIVDSEDRAAMGFLYQAMYKAREEMVKRFQKRKRVVDPYFKILDSRWDSQLKRNLYATSYWLNLAFRFNSTEFDKHKQTTSNLLDVIERYDYSDADLNTKLTSETRIFKNAEGDFGSQNRMRKQSYDQICLDAFEDHLEWIIEDSPPFLTPEEVDALRNDLANMSLQSALDDLDQLNLEDDRDDDEANNNSVKNANQNETNQHVAPDLLDEERYLDFEITPWI